Genomic window (Marasmius oreades isolate 03SP1 chromosome 3, whole genome shotgun sequence):
GATAGTAGTCATCGTTTATTTAAATAGGCCGGGCATGGCTAGCCATATGGACAGGGACGGTGTTGGGAACGCCTGATAGTTCCAGCGACCATGTCACGGAGAATCGGGAGAATGATTATAATAGCTTGCTTGCAAGTCAAAACTTGAACTCCCGTTTGCTACGGTCGAGTGGAAACTCGAGTCAAAGCGTGGCCCTACAACGGTACTTACATACAAGGCTGCAGGGAGGACGGCATGTGTTCTATAATAGGTACAAGGAAGGAGTAACGAGGAGGCACGTCACGTGCAAAGACCAAAGTCCATATTCTTGGCCTGGGAATTTTCACACAGAAACATGTGCGCGTATAGTATAGAACTCAAATGTCCCCATCTCATTCACAAACATCCAAAAAAAGGATCCATCTGAAATCAAAGACCGCTAAAGGACGTCCTCAAGGAGCTTGAAAACTGCCATACACTATAAGGGAGTAAAAGTACGAAAGAAAACCGTACCGTTAGTTGGTGCAGCACGATACACAGAGGATGACCTGGAACACTTTCTTTAGATGACTGAAGGATAACAGCAGGCAAGCCTCCTCGCCAAAGACGTTCTCAGACATGACAATATTACTCTGAGCCTGTGGACCAGGGAAAACCTCTTCTTTGTTGTTAAAAGGTGCAGTACGTCCTCAGTCTTGGTATCGTTACCTTTACTCCATACAAGTCTTCTCCAGAGTATCTGTATCCTGATATATCGTGACAAGCTATATTGCTGCAGTGAACTTTCCCAGATTCATCAGAGCTAAGATACATTTGGGTTGCAGCTCAATTACTTCTTTACTGACCTTACCTGATTGATATCTTTACCAGGGTTTTACTGGCGAATTGGCTGCCGAACATCGTAATGCACTCTCCCCTAAGGCAAGGATCCTATTCAGTGTCTGAACCAAGGTGCAGGAAAGTTGCAATGAATAAAGTTATCTGCCTTTTTGTTATTGAATACTCCTTCTCTGCTGCAACGGTTCGGGTTTGACTTGACTTTAGTGTTGTTTGCCGCACCATGCGCGTTCTCTACGTTATGGCAAAGGCTTTCCGTACTTGTCGGTGCACACAAAGGTCTCTCGTGGCCAACGGGATATGGAGAACGTAAGCCTACGAGAACACCCGATCGATCGACGGTAATGCCGCCCAGGGATTCGTCGGAAATTGGTCCATCTGTCCCAGCAACCAGCTGTTGACGCGAGAATTCGATGAAGTACTCGTTCCGGCCATCCTTGAGATTCACCTGCGGATTATTTGTGTATTTGAAGTAAAGGTTGCGCTCGATCCTCTTCAAGGGCCCCATTGACTATGCGAGTGCAGGGTGACCGTTGGCGATGATTTTATAACGGAATTGTAGATCTGTGGATGCTAAGCATTTGATAATTGAGAGGGAAACCTTCAAAATCAGTTAATTCCCACGCTTCACCGCTTGGCTTAGCTATAGACGCGATGCAGACTTCCTTCAAGTCGAGCTCTCCAATTATCAACGTCGCTGTTATAGGCGTCGGGCTTGTTGGATCTGAATTCATCAAGCAACTGTTGTCTATTCCATCTTCACCGTTCCGTCTAGTTTCAGTCACTTCATCCTCCCGAACAGTCTTCGCTCCATCGTCGCCCTTCCGATCTTCAGATTCATGGAAGGATATCTTGGCTCAATCCACAGAGCGACCCAACTTTGAATTGCTCACACAAAACCTTTCCTCTTTAATCTCATCATCTTCAAGTGTTGCCGTGGTGGATAACACTTCCTCAGACGACGTTGCAAGTCGATATCCCACCTGGCTAAAAGCTGGCTTCAACGTTATCACACCCAATAAGAAGGCGTATTCAGGAGACCTCGAGTTATACAAAAAAATAGTTGAGGCTAGTAAAGAGAGCGGAACCAAGTTCTTGAACGAGTCGACGGTTGGTGCCGGGTTACCTGTGATCTCGACTCTAAAAGAACTGCTGGGGACTGGCGACAAGGTATGTTTTCTGGATTGTGATCGGTGCATATCGTTAGTAAGGTGACCCTCTTTCCAGATCAAAAAAATTGAAGGCGTATTTTCGGGAACCATGAGCTACATTTTTAATGAATTCTCGACTGGCTCCCCGGATGGTCCTAGTTTTTCGTCAATAGTCAAAGGAGCGAGAGAAAAGGGATACACGGTACGTAAAGAACGCCAGGAATGGGCTATTAATTGAGCTGATCTTCTCTCAAGGAACCTCATCCAGCAGACGATCTCAACGGCTTTGATGTAGCTCGAAAGCTCACAATACTTTCTCGGACCATCTCCTTCTCGAATAATCCCAACAATTCCTCTTTGCCTTCATTACAATCCTTCAAATCTGTGCAGACGGTTTCTCTAATACCCCCGCCTCTGGAGGGTATCCCTACTGGAGACGAATTCATCTCCCGTTTACTCCATTTCGATACCGAGTTTGATGAAAAGCGTCGACAAGCCAGAAAAAAGGATAAGGTGCTCCGCTTTGTCGGAGTGGTGGATGTTGAGAATGGGGACGTGAAAGCGGCGTTGGAAGAGTACGCCTCTGACCGTCATTTCCTCTAGTTCCATCGACTCATTATTCCCCTACTGTCCAGATATTCCGCTGACCACCCTTTTGCGACGTCTCTCGGTGGATCCGACAACATCATCATGTTCCACACAGAAAGATACGGTCCAAGGCCTCTAATCGTCCAAGGCGCAGGTGCAGGCGCCGCAGTTACAGCTATGGGCGTCCTTGGCGACTTGTTGAAGTTGACATGATATTCATAGAACGGAGAACATGGAAACTCATAGCAGTCATGCAGTTCCTTGTAGTGCCTCTCCCGGCTTCGCACTAGTGCCCAAGCAACGAAGCTTAATATTTGTTTCTTGTGACAGCCTGACAGGTTCATTCGCGTTACATCAATCTGGAGGCGACTTGAAACCCAATGCGAACTCTATGATCCATCGACTTCGAATGACGCACAGGCGGTAATAGTGACACTTCCTCGTTTGCACCGTTCTAAAATTCTTTTCATCTGTATGACAGCTTGTCGCTACTGGTGGCATACCCTGCGGTGTCCATAATACATATGACAAGCATGCAGCCATGATTTCTTCCAGGACTTCTATCCAGAGTAATAATTCCAGGCTTCTAGGGCTCGGACGAAACCAATCGGGTATAACCCCGCTTACTGCTGCACCCTACATATTGAGAATCGTCGAGGCACGAGCGTGATTTAGGGCCTGTTCCCTTGTTTTACGAAGGTGGTTTCAATTGATGGTAGTCATTCTAGGGTCCCATCGGTCACCCGCACAAGCATGTTGCGGCCTCCCTGGCTCCCCAGCACCCCAATAGACCAGATTCAGAGCACCTAAGCGGTTTATAGATTCCGACCTTCGGTTAAAAGACAATCGAAATAAGGAGGTCTCGAATCAAGTGGATCAATAGTGCGCACAGGAACATTGGTGTGCCCCAGATTGTATGAGTCGGATGCCTAATTGAGGGTAAAATATTCTATCTTCAAGAGAGGTGTAATTATGGGCCACAAAGGGAGGTGGcaaatatcctctcaatccCGTCGAAACTGAGAAACTCTGCACCGAAACAGTGAGCTGTTGTGTTCTTATGTCTATATTTCGCGCTTAGACGGGCGCAAAAGCCGTGTGTGAAATGCTCAAGACTGTGATCATTAGACGAAACTCCATGGTCCAAATCGGTCCGAGATGTGGAAGTTTCTGATCAGTGTCGCTTCCCTGACGGACTTTTTTCTTCCAGTTCCTGTCGCTTTTGACTGGGGTCAAGGTAGAGAAATAAAATAATGGGTGTGGCGTCTTTTCGCTATCGCTTTTGTCTTCGACAGATTACCTCGGAGATTTCTCAGTCCTTCAAAGATGACTCGAGAAATGGAACCGTGCGTGGGTGGCCGAGACGTCGGTAACCTTGCGGACCCTTCTGGCGGACGTTTGCTGTACAAAAATGCAGAATTAACTGAGGAAAGCCATGGAGATCCGGACCGGCCAGGGTAGGTGGTAGTCAAATTGAAAACTTGAACAGGGTGCTGATCCTATCTCGTTTATCGACTGTACGTATAAGTATGGCCTTACTGCCCGGTACCACCTGGTCTGCTTACTCTCGTAGGCCCTCCACGACGCCCTTTAAAGACTTTCCAAGGGCGCCCTTGTTGCACGGGGGTCATTTCGGGAGACCGATCCGGAGTTCCGAGCACACTTAACGTTTATCGTATTTCCTTCACTCTCAAAATGGACCTCAATGCAGCACGTACAAAGTGTGTGCCATGAGCCAGCAGACACTTCAGGAATGCATTCTCTCAAACTGCCACAAAGTCGAGATGCAATATACCACAGTTCCGACTA
Coding sequences:
- a CDS encoding uncharacterized protein (BUSCO:EOG09263483), coding for MQTSFKSSSPIINVAVIGVGLVGSEFIKQLLSIPSSPFRLVSVTSSSRTVFAPSSPFRSSDSWKDILAQSTERPNFELLTQNLSSLISSSSSVAVVDNTSSDDVASRYPTWLKAGFNVITPNKKAYSGDLELYKKIVEASKESGTKFLNESTVGAGLPVISTLKELLGTGDKIKKIEGVFSGTMSYIFNEFSTGSPDGPSFSSIVKGAREKGYTEPHPADDLNGFDVARKLTILSRTISFSNNPNNSSLPSLQSFKSVQTVSLIPPPLEGIPTGDEFISRLLHFDTEFDEKRRQARKKDKVLRFVGVVDVENGDVKAALEEYSADHPFATSLGGSDNIIMFHTERYGPRPLIVQGAGAGAAVTAMGVLGDLLKLT